A window of the Bradyrhizobium ottawaense genome harbors these coding sequences:
- a CDS encoding cupin domain-containing protein, whose product MDAVTPQSATADTHSHLVRPDSMEWQKTRFPGCEAKTLLFDKKTGLMTALMRFAPGAVLPDHEHVNIEQTYVLEGSLVDKEGPAQGIECKAGEFIWREEGSRHVAWCPQGGLMLAIFQVPNKFFEADGRVIDAAGEDWDAAWGHIGKG is encoded by the coding sequence ATGGACGCCGTGACGCCGCAGAGCGCGACCGCAGACACCCATTCCCACCTGGTTCGTCCCGACAGCATGGAATGGCAAAAGACGCGCTTTCCCGGCTGCGAAGCCAAGACGCTGCTGTTCGATAAAAAGACCGGGCTGATGACCGCGCTGATGCGTTTTGCACCGGGCGCTGTCTTGCCCGACCACGAGCACGTCAACATCGAGCAGACCTATGTGCTCGAAGGCTCGCTGGTCGACAAGGAGGGGCCGGCGCAAGGCATCGAATGCAAAGCCGGCGAATTCATCTGGCGCGAGGAAGGCAGCCGTCACGTTGCCTGGTGCCCGCAAGGCGGGCTGATGCTCGCGATCTTCCAGGTCCCGAACAAGTTCTTCGAGGCCGACGGCCGTGTCATCGACGCCGCGGGCGAGGATTGGGATGCCGCCTGGGGCCACATCGGCAAGGGCTGA
- a CDS encoding Bug family tripartite tricarboxylate transporter substrate binding protein, which produces MPGARIDRRRVLALIGASPLFPHLASAQQTWPTRSVRYVLGFAAGGATDSLSRVFCQKMSALTGQQFVVENRVGAGGVIANDAVAKSTPDGYTVGMGGIANNVIAIGTYAKLPYRPADDFTFVSGLWQLPNILVAAKDFPASNAKDLLALLKQNPGKYNYASAGIGTTLHLSGEMMKSMAGVDVQHIPYKGGNPALMDLLAGRVNMLFDNLPGSLSAVREGSVKPIAVTGRTRSPALPDTPAMAELLQGYEMTSWAALCGPAGVPADMVAQINAQTLKALGDADLKRRFEELGATAWPTSPDEVTAFRASEEARLLPLIRAAGIVPQ; this is translated from the coding sequence ATGCCAGGGGCCAGGATCGACCGTCGTCGTGTGCTCGCTTTGATTGGCGCATCACCTCTGTTTCCCCACCTCGCATCGGCGCAACAGACCTGGCCGACGCGTTCGGTGCGCTACGTGCTCGGCTTCGCCGCGGGCGGCGCCACCGACAGCCTTTCGCGCGTGTTCTGCCAGAAGATGAGCGCGCTGACCGGGCAGCAGTTCGTGGTCGAGAATCGTGTGGGCGCCGGCGGCGTGATCGCCAACGATGCCGTCGCGAAATCCACCCCGGACGGTTACACCGTCGGCATGGGCGGAATCGCGAACAACGTGATCGCGATCGGTACCTATGCGAAACTGCCTTACAGGCCGGCCGATGACTTCACGTTCGTCAGCGGCCTGTGGCAGTTGCCGAACATCCTGGTGGCCGCGAAGGACTTTCCCGCATCCAATGCCAAGGATCTGCTCGCGTTGCTCAAGCAAAATCCGGGCAAGTACAACTACGCCTCGGCCGGCATCGGCACCACGCTGCATCTGTCCGGCGAGATGATGAAGAGCATGGCCGGCGTCGATGTGCAGCATATTCCCTACAAGGGCGGCAATCCCGCGCTGATGGACCTTTTGGCCGGACGGGTGAACATGCTGTTCGACAATCTGCCGGGCTCGCTTTCCGCGGTGCGCGAAGGATCGGTCAAACCGATTGCCGTTACGGGGCGAACGCGGAGCCCGGCTCTCCCGGATACGCCGGCGATGGCCGAACTGCTGCAGGGCTACGAGATGACGTCATGGGCCGCTCTGTGCGGTCCGGCCGGCGTGCCGGCGGACATGGTTGCACAAATCAACGCACAGACGCTGAAGGCGTTAGGCGATGCCGATCTGAAGCGGCGTTTCGAGGAACTGGGCGCGACCGCATGGCCGACGTCGCCCGATGAGGTCACCGCGTTCCGCGCCAGCGAGGAGGCGCGTTTGTTGCCGCTCATTCGGGCGGCGGGCATCGTCCCGCAATAG
- a CDS encoding GFA family protein, producing MPIKGSCHCGETQFEVSEAPAGVTRCTCSLCAKRGALWAYYTPAQFRLTSPPENVATYRWGSRTVKHHFCANCGCGTYSESPDWSTGKPDFDNPKVGINARLFDDVDLDAVPVTVIDGKNLW from the coding sequence GTGCCAATCAAGGGAAGCTGTCATTGCGGCGAGACGCAATTCGAGGTGAGCGAGGCGCCGGCCGGCGTGACCCGTTGCACCTGTTCGCTGTGCGCCAAGCGTGGCGCGCTGTGGGCCTACTATACGCCGGCGCAGTTTCGCCTGACGTCACCGCCCGAAAACGTTGCGACCTATCGCTGGGGCAGCCGCACCGTCAAACATCATTTCTGCGCGAATTGCGGTTGCGGCACCTATTCGGAATCGCCGGACTGGTCGACCGGCAAGCCGGATTTTGACAATCCGAAGGTCGGCATCAATGCGCGGCTGTTCGACGATGTCGACCTCGACGCGGTGCCGGTGACGGTCATTGATGGCAAGAACCTGTGGTGA
- a CDS encoding L,D-transpeptidase yields the protein MQRAITTAVFAIFMLPAGIAHAQFLFGPQHTFWPSQYAPYKHKHHHRQTNSESAKNARPEDPPKGPLQIIISIADQRVSLFDNGALIARSSVSTGTQGHPTPLGVFSVISKQRWHRSNIYSAAPMPYMQRITWSGIALHAGVVPGHPVSHGCIRLKNDFAIRLWHLTKRGTRVIIAHDDVQPVEITNPHLFKPKAVSGSSEFQAATVAGKSISTAAATHGSLVSKAETPETTSLQVPSSAPAEGAPRKMVPISVFVSRKLSKLFVRQGFSPLFDVPVKIENPEEPLGTHVFTAMEFQSEGAAIRWTVVSIPDEFPRIEGAMKEREAPVKQTAPSVPSPDKANAVLNRIEIPQDTVERISKLLTPASSLIISDNGFSHETGKDTDFIVVTH from the coding sequence ATGCAGCGCGCGATAACAACGGCTGTATTCGCCATTTTCATGCTTCCTGCGGGGATCGCACACGCTCAATTTCTGTTTGGACCCCAACACACGTTCTGGCCAAGCCAATACGCTCCGTACAAACACAAGCACCACCACCGGCAGACAAACTCTGAATCTGCGAAGAACGCTCGGCCGGAGGACCCTCCGAAGGGGCCGCTCCAGATCATCATCTCGATCGCTGACCAACGGGTCTCGCTTTTTGACAACGGGGCCCTGATCGCACGCTCATCGGTGTCCACGGGAACTCAGGGACATCCTACGCCCCTCGGCGTGTTCAGCGTGATCAGCAAACAACGATGGCACCGTTCAAATATTTATAGCGCTGCCCCCATGCCCTACATGCAGCGCATCACCTGGTCAGGGATTGCGTTGCATGCCGGTGTCGTGCCTGGGCATCCGGTGTCACACGGCTGCATCCGTTTGAAAAATGACTTTGCCATTCGACTCTGGCATCTCACGAAGCGCGGCACGCGCGTGATCATTGCGCACGACGATGTCCAGCCGGTCGAGATAACCAATCCGCACCTCTTTAAGCCGAAAGCCGTGTCCGGTTCGTCGGAATTTCAGGCTGCCACAGTCGCGGGTAAGAGCATTAGCACAGCCGCGGCAACGCATGGATCACTGGTGTCCAAGGCCGAGACTCCAGAAACCACTAGTCTCCAGGTTCCAAGCTCGGCTCCCGCTGAAGGCGCACCTAGAAAGATGGTTCCGATCTCCGTCTTCGTGAGTCGAAAGTTGAGCAAGCTGTTCGTGCGTCAGGGCTTCTCGCCGTTGTTTGATGTCCCGGTCAAGATCGAAAATCCGGAGGAGCCCCTGGGAACGCACGTGTTTACCGCAATGGAATTCCAGAGCGAGGGAGCGGCTATTCGCTGGACCGTCGTGTCGATTCCGGACGAATTTCCTCGCATCGAGGGTGCCATGAAAGAGCGCGAAGCACCCGTGAAGCAAACCGCCCCATCGGTACCGTCGCCCGATAAAGCCAACGCTGTCCTCAACCGCATCGAAATACCGCAGGATACCGTTGAGAGGATCTCTAAACTTCTGACGCCGGCCTCTTCATTGATTATTTCCGACAACGGATTTAGCCATGAGACGGGAAAAGACACGGATTTCATCGTGGTAACGCATTGA
- a CDS encoding prohibitin family protein — protein sequence MNRGIIGAIVAVVIAVIIAAGSWYTVDQTERGVLLRYGAVVGTAQPGLGFKVPLMDTVEKVSVKTTTFTWDKMNSYSYDQQPADLKISVTLRASPDKVSDLYAKFGSLQTAVNQVVSPVVNQQVKVVFGRYTAVKAIQDRGPLNGAIKDAITATLKDDPMIIIESVQLENIEFSQNYLHSIEQRMLAEVEVQKLQQNAEREKVQAQITVTQATAKANAVRAEAQANAEATRLNGEAKASNIKITGEAEAAAIEARGKALGNNPNLVTLVQAERWNGVLPTTMVPGSSVPFVSVK from the coding sequence ATGAACCGGGGAATTATCGGCGCCATCGTCGCCGTCGTTATTGCCGTGATTATTGCCGCGGGCAGCTGGTACACCGTCGATCAGACCGAGCGCGGCGTGCTGCTGCGCTATGGCGCGGTGGTCGGCACCGCACAGCCGGGCCTCGGCTTCAAGGTCCCGCTGATGGACACCGTCGAGAAGGTCAGCGTCAAAACCACGACCTTTACGTGGGACAAGATGAACTCCTACTCCTACGACCAGCAGCCGGCCGACCTGAAGATCAGTGTCACGTTGCGTGCATCGCCGGACAAGGTCTCGGACCTCTATGCAAAATTCGGATCGCTGCAGACGGCGGTCAACCAGGTCGTCAGCCCGGTCGTCAACCAGCAGGTCAAGGTCGTGTTCGGCCGCTACACCGCGGTGAAGGCCATTCAGGACCGCGGTCCGCTGAACGGCGCGATCAAGGACGCCATCACCGCGACACTGAAGGACGACCCGATGATCATCATCGAGAGCGTCCAGCTCGAAAATATCGAATTCAGCCAGAACTATCTGCACTCGATCGAGCAGCGCATGCTGGCCGAGGTCGAAGTGCAAAAGCTGCAGCAGAACGCCGAGCGCGAAAAAGTCCAGGCCCAGATCACGGTGACGCAGGCCACCGCGAAAGCCAACGCGGTCCGCGCCGAAGCGCAAGCCAACGCCGAAGCCACCCGGTTGAACGGCGAAGCCAAGGCGTCCAACATCAAGATCACCGGCGAAGCCGAAGCCGCCGCCATCGAGGCGCGCGGCAAGGCGCTGGGCAACAATCCGAACCTCGTCACCCTGGTGCAGGCCGAACGCTGGAACGGCGTGCTGCCGACCACGATGGTGCCGGGCTCGTCGGTGCCGTTCGTGTCGGTCAAATAG
- a CDS encoding transglycosylase SLT domain-containing protein has product MAAALCGTVVLAGWVVARLPGFATASIENTRAVPIEDRATSLAATARLADEPQAIAMGNAVVANIVVANAAVASAEVATAAEPAAGTATDTTAASDKPESIVVAALPDPSQTLSADLPPVQESVDLGHHDVAQPAPTTCDASGGASSTGPQDFRYLICYVWSELPPAEKPAAIVLRSFKDTPVGTPVEEIKRASDAFGLDFNFMKAVARIESGFDPKQRTGSYIGLFQLSKYEFSKFGSGDILNPRDNAVAAAYKVITEGILFQWVTHRKPDLNDLYLIHQQGWEGAAEHISQPNRVAWKSMCATSEGREKGEKWCRRAIWGNTLPAVKDTWKSVDKLTSEAFVGMWRARIAEFYSKYMATAAAAERANQ; this is encoded by the coding sequence ATGGCGGCGGCGTTGTGCGGAACGGTCGTTCTCGCAGGCTGGGTCGTCGCTCGGCTTCCTGGCTTCGCTACGGCCAGTATCGAGAACACCCGCGCAGTGCCAATCGAGGACCGCGCAACATCTCTCGCCGCCACCGCCAGGCTCGCGGATGAACCGCAGGCAATCGCAATGGGCAACGCCGTTGTCGCTAACATCGTTGTCGCGAACGCCGCTGTCGCTAGCGCCGAAGTGGCGACGGCCGCCGAACCCGCGGCGGGGACGGCCACCGACACGACGGCGGCCTCGGATAAGCCGGAATCGATCGTCGTGGCCGCGTTGCCCGATCCGTCGCAGACGCTGTCGGCCGATTTACCGCCTGTGCAGGAATCGGTGGACTTGGGCCACCATGATGTCGCCCAACCGGCGCCGACAACGTGCGATGCATCCGGCGGTGCCTCCAGCACGGGGCCGCAGGATTTCCGGTATCTCATTTGTTATGTCTGGTCCGAACTGCCGCCTGCCGAGAAGCCGGCGGCGATCGTCTTGCGTTCGTTCAAGGACACCCCGGTCGGAACGCCGGTCGAGGAGATCAAGCGCGCGTCCGACGCTTTCGGTCTGGATTTCAATTTCATGAAAGCGGTCGCCAGGATCGAGTCCGGTTTCGACCCCAAGCAACGCACCGGGTCGTATATCGGGCTGTTCCAGCTGAGCAAATACGAGTTCAGCAAATTCGGCTCCGGAGACATTCTTAATCCCCGCGATAATGCGGTTGCGGCAGCCTACAAGGTCATCACCGAAGGCATTCTGTTCCAGTGGGTGACGCACAGGAAGCCGGACTTGAACGATCTTTACTTGATCCATCAGCAGGGCTGGGAAGGCGCCGCCGAGCACATCAGCCAACCCAATCGCGTCGCCTGGAAATCGATGTGTGCCACCAGCGAAGGCAGGGAGAAAGGCGAAAAATGGTGCAGACGGGCGATCTGGGGGAATACCCTTCCGGCCGTCAAAGACACGTGGAAATCGGTCGACAAGCTGACATCGGAGGCGTTCGTCGGAATGTGGCGCGCGCGGATTGCTGAATTCTACTCGAAATACATGGCCACCGCCGCCGCCGCCGAACGGGCGAACCAGTAA
- a CDS encoding exodeoxyribonuclease III yields the protein MKIATFNINNVNRRLPNLLAWLRTAKPDAVSLQELKSTDADFPVAAFEKAGYGAVCQGQKTWNGVAILARNTEPVLTRTALPGDRDDHEARYIEAAVNGIILTSIYLPNGNPQPGPKFDYKLDWFRRLRSHAAKLLKQDIPVVLAGDYNVAPAAMDIYPTKSWDKDALIQPKSRAAFRTLVEQGWTDAIRTLHPSKPMFTFWDYKRNRWPRDAGLRLDHLLLSPEVAPRLTKAGVDRQVRGEEGASDHAPAWIVLK from the coding sequence ATGAAGATCGCCACCTTCAACATCAACAACGTCAACCGGCGCCTGCCGAACCTGCTGGCTTGGCTGCGCACGGCGAAACCGGATGCGGTTTCGCTGCAGGAACTGAAATCGACCGACGCCGATTTTCCGGTCGCGGCGTTCGAAAAAGCCGGCTACGGCGCGGTGTGCCAGGGCCAGAAGACCTGGAACGGCGTCGCCATTCTGGCACGAAACACCGAGCCGGTGCTGACCCGCACCGCGCTGCCCGGCGATCGCGACGACCACGAGGCCCGCTATATCGAAGCCGCCGTCAACGGCATTATCCTGACCAGCATCTATCTGCCGAACGGCAACCCGCAGCCGGGGCCGAAATTCGATTACAAGCTCGACTGGTTCAGGCGGCTCCGCTCGCACGCCGCCAAGCTCCTGAAGCAGGATATCCCGGTGGTGCTGGCAGGCGACTACAATGTCGCGCCGGCGGCGATGGATATCTATCCGACGAAGTCATGGGACAAGGACGCGCTGATCCAGCCGAAGAGCCGCGCCGCCTTCAGGACATTGGTGGAACAAGGCTGGACCGATGCGATCCGCACCCTGCATCCGTCCAAGCCGATGTTCACGTTCTGGGACTACAAGCGCAACCGCTGGCCGCGCGACGCCGGGTTGCGGCTCGATCATCTCTTGCTGAGCCCGGAAGTGGCGCCGCGCCTGACCAAGGCCGGCGTCGACCGGCAGGTGCGCGGCGAGGAAGGCGCCAGCGACCACGCGCCGGCGTGGATCGTGTTGAAGTGA
- the alr gene encoding alanine racemase, which yields MNIASDPKSIPPSTLLSPEANRAAALASATGVLTVDLDAIVANWRKLEKISVPAECAGVVKADAYGCGADQVARALANAGCKTFFVATVDEARVVRAAAPAASIYTLDGFFQNTGDIYAAIDCKPVIGDLNELAEWDVFCRRSGWSGGAAIHIDTGMNRLGLTVAEAQGIIPRINAGDHGITLVMSHLASAELVNSPLNARQLTSFREIASLFSGVPASLANSSGVFLGAQFQFDLMRPGAALYGINPTPEADNPMQPVVELKVRIVQIRNVERGETVGYGGTWTARRPTRIALVSAGYADGYFRAASANDGTRGAEVVVAGKRCPIAGRVSMDLIAVDITDIEKNAARRGHMVTLIGEGITVDELAHHFGTIGYEVLTSLGKRYARIYKGGDAPAKEPAAPLPAAADPAAPSN from the coding sequence ATGAACATCGCCTCTGATCCCAAATCGATCCCGCCCAGCACCCTGCTCTCGCCCGAGGCCAACCGGGCCGCGGCGCTGGCAAGCGCCACCGGCGTGCTGACGGTCGATCTCGACGCCATCGTCGCCAACTGGCGCAAGCTCGAGAAGATCTCGGTTCCGGCCGAATGCGCCGGCGTGGTGAAGGCGGATGCCTATGGCTGCGGCGCCGACCAGGTCGCGCGCGCGCTCGCCAATGCCGGCTGCAAGACGTTTTTCGTCGCCACCGTCGATGAAGCGCGCGTAGTCCGCGCCGCGGCACCTGCGGCCTCAATCTATACGCTCGACGGCTTCTTCCAGAACACCGGCGATATCTATGCCGCGATCGACTGCAAGCCCGTGATCGGCGACCTCAACGAACTCGCCGAATGGGACGTGTTCTGCCGGCGCTCGGGCTGGTCGGGCGGCGCCGCCATTCACATCGACACCGGCATGAACCGGCTTGGCCTCACGGTTGCCGAGGCGCAGGGCATCATCCCCCGCATCAATGCCGGCGATCACGGCATTACGCTTGTGATGAGCCACCTCGCCTCCGCCGAACTCGTCAACAGTCCGCTCAACGCCAGGCAGCTCACGAGCTTCCGCGAAATCGCGAGCCTGTTCTCGGGCGTGCCGGCGTCGCTGGCGAATTCCTCCGGCGTGTTCCTCGGGGCCCAGTTCCAGTTCGACCTGATGCGGCCGGGAGCGGCGCTTTACGGCATCAACCCGACGCCCGAAGCCGACAATCCGATGCAGCCGGTCGTCGAGTTGAAGGTCCGCATCGTGCAGATCCGCAACGTCGAGCGCGGCGAGACCGTCGGCTATGGCGGCACCTGGACCGCGCGGCGGCCGACCCGGATCGCACTGGTGTCCGCCGGCTATGCCGACGGCTATTTCCGCGCGGCCAGCGCCAATGACGGCACCCGCGGCGCCGAGGTCGTGGTCGCCGGCAAGCGCTGCCCGATTGCGGGCCGGGTTTCGATGGACCTGATTGCGGTCGATATCACCGATATCGAGAAGAACGCGGCCCGCCGCGGTCATATGGTGACACTGATCGGCGAAGGCATCACGGTCGATGAACTCGCCCATCACTTCGGCACCATCGGCTACGAGGTGCTGACCAGTCTCGGCAAGCGCTATGCGCGGATCTACAAGGGCGGTGACGCGCCGGCGAAGGAGCCGGCCGCTCCGCTGCCTGCTGCGGCAGATCCTGCCGCTCCATCGAACTAA
- a CDS encoding adenylate/guanylate cyclase domain-containing protein, which produces MQHSKFCKGCWEQMHLPVPLRGVISAPFRAFGVRPSRMNPNTCTICELMFTKVMRARKITIDATIMFADLRGYTSLSQSRSPDAISGLLDAFYDECANAIWAHDGLLNKTIGDAVMAVFNFPLQRDDHARNALLAAREIQNNWRERRDSLAGTLGLTAGELGIGIGIHAGELSFGEFGQSHRDLTAIGNVVNKASRAQSVAEADQILVTEAVYQRARSDLQDSQPRTFQLKGFDTPTELYAA; this is translated from the coding sequence TTGCAACATTCGAAATTCTGCAAGGGGTGCTGGGAGCAGATGCATCTGCCGGTGCCGCTCCGCGGCGTGATCTCTGCGCCCTTTCGGGCGTTCGGCGTCCGCCCGAGCCGAATGAATCCCAATACCTGCACCATCTGCGAATTGATGTTCACGAAGGTGATGCGCGCCCGCAAGATCACCATCGACGCCACCATCATGTTTGCCGATTTGCGCGGCTACACCAGCCTTTCCCAATCCCGGTCACCGGATGCCATCTCGGGGCTGCTCGACGCCTTCTACGATGAATGCGCCAACGCGATCTGGGCCCATGACGGCCTCCTCAACAAGACGATCGGCGATGCGGTGATGGCCGTCTTCAACTTTCCCTTGCAGCGCGACGACCACGCCAGGAACGCGTTGTTGGCGGCGCGCGAGATTCAGAATAACTGGCGCGAGCGGCGTGACAGTCTTGCCGGCACCCTTGGGCTGACCGCTGGAGAGCTGGGCATTGGCATCGGCATCCACGCCGGCGAACTCAGCTTCGGCGAGTTCGGCCAGTCGCACCGCGATCTCACCGCCATCGGCAACGTCGTCAATAAGGCGTCGCGCGCCCAGTCCGTCGCCGAAGCCGACCAGATTCTGGTGACCGAGGCGGTCTATCAGCGCGCCCGATCGGATTTGCAGGATAGTCAGCCCAGGACATTCCAGCTCAAGGGGTTTGATACCCCGACCGAGCTCTACGCCGCCTGA
- a CDS encoding sulfite exporter TauE/SafE family protein, whose translation MGFLFVLIVGLVAGTISGIVGTGSSIMLMPVLIYQYGPKEAVPIMAVAAVMANLSRILAWWREVDWRACFAYSVTGIPAAALGARTLLALPSHAVDLAIGLFLIAMVPVRHWLAKHQLKTQLWHLAVGGAVIGYLTGIVVSTGPLSVPLFLFYGLTKGAFLATEAASSLGLYLSKSVTFERFGALTSDVALKGLIAGASLMSGAFIAKRFVLRLDPNVFRLLMDGIMIAAGLSLLWSAAFS comes from the coding sequence TTGGGCTTCCTCTTCGTCCTCATCGTCGGGCTTGTCGCCGGCACCATCTCGGGCATCGTCGGCACCGGTTCATCGATCATGCTGATGCCGGTGTTGATCTATCAATACGGGCCGAAGGAAGCCGTCCCGATCATGGCGGTCGCGGCGGTGATGGCGAACCTGTCGCGGATTCTGGCCTGGTGGCGCGAAGTCGACTGGCGCGCCTGCTTCGCCTATTCGGTCACGGGGATTCCAGCGGCGGCACTCGGCGCGCGGACGCTGCTGGCGCTCCCCTCGCATGCCGTCGATCTCGCGATTGGCCTGTTTCTGATCGCGATGGTCCCGGTGCGGCACTGGCTGGCCAAGCACCAGCTCAAAACGCAGCTCTGGCACCTCGCCGTCGGCGGCGCCGTGATCGGCTACCTCACCGGCATCGTGGTCTCGACCGGTCCGCTCAGCGTTCCCTTGTTTCTGTTTTACGGGTTAACCAAGGGCGCGTTCCTGGCGACGGAAGCCGCAAGCTCGCTCGGGCTCTATCTGAGCAAGTCCGTCACCTTCGAACGGTTCGGCGCGTTGACCTCGGACGTCGCGCTGAAAGGCCTGATCGCCGGCGCCTCGCTGATGTCGGGCGCCTTCATCGCCAAGCGCTTCGTGCTGCGGCTCGATCCCAACGTGTTCCGCCTGCTGATGGACGGCATCATGATCGCAGCCGGGTTGTCCCTGCTGTGGTCGGCGGCCTTTTCATAA